One window of the Pseudarthrobacter sp. ATCC 49987 genome contains the following:
- a CDS encoding MFS transporter — protein sequence MSEPSPPNGTPSGTPSGRPVDKWSPRLALLVAATFFMEFLDGTVLTTAIPSIAADFSVPSADVNITMTAYLMTVAMGIPLSGWLAERLGARRVFCLAIATFTAASLLCALSQDLAMLTMSRVLQGAGGAMMVPVGTLVVLRGTAKKDLLRATAYLVWPGLLAPVLAPLVGGALTTFLSWHWIFLINLPLGLAAFLAALRLVPAAPGDRTRRLDWLGLALTTLGVGAVVVGLELAGGRGSGAFAALSITAGLLFLAAAVWWMRRTRSPLFDLGVFSARTFRATATGGFIYRLTISAVPFLLPLMFQNGFGWDPLRAGVLVAAVFVGNIGIKPATTPLIRRFGFKPVLVFASLASAATFALCALLDAGTPEPLIFALLVASGAFRSIGFSAYASVQYADVVPAQLPSANAVSATLVQLAAAAGIAIGALLIRAFPAGGPWLGAAGAAGAAAGDPVAPYRAAFLAIAVFMLLSTLDSLTLPRHAGAEVSRPGQAPAAARPRRPRA from the coding sequence ATGAGCGAGCCCTCGCCACCTAACGGCACGCCCTCCGGCACACCCTCCGGCAGGCCAGTGGACAAGTGGAGCCCCCGCCTGGCCCTGCTGGTCGCTGCGACCTTCTTTATGGAGTTCCTGGACGGCACCGTCCTGACCACCGCGATCCCCAGCATCGCGGCGGACTTTTCGGTCCCTTCAGCGGACGTCAACATCACCATGACCGCCTACCTGATGACGGTGGCGATGGGGATCCCGCTCAGCGGCTGGCTGGCCGAACGCCTCGGCGCGCGGCGCGTGTTCTGCCTGGCCATTGCGACGTTCACTGCGGCCTCCCTGCTGTGCGCGCTCAGCCAGGACCTGGCCATGCTGACCATGAGCCGGGTGCTGCAGGGCGCGGGCGGGGCCATGATGGTCCCCGTCGGCACCCTGGTGGTGCTTCGCGGAACAGCAAAAAAGGATCTGCTCCGCGCCACGGCATACCTGGTGTGGCCCGGCCTGCTGGCCCCTGTCCTCGCCCCGCTCGTCGGAGGCGCGCTCACAACGTTCCTGTCCTGGCACTGGATCTTCCTGATCAATCTCCCGCTGGGACTCGCAGCGTTCCTCGCGGCGCTGCGGCTGGTTCCGGCCGCCCCGGGCGACCGCACCCGGCGCCTGGACTGGCTGGGGCTGGCCCTCACCACCCTGGGCGTGGGGGCCGTCGTGGTGGGCCTGGAGCTGGCCGGCGGCCGCGGGTCCGGCGCCTTCGCGGCTCTCAGCATCACCGCGGGGCTGCTGTTCCTGGCCGCGGCCGTCTGGTGGATGCGGCGGACCCGCTCCCCCCTGTTCGATCTGGGTGTCTTTTCCGCCCGGACGTTCCGCGCCACGGCGACGGGCGGCTTCATCTACCGCCTGACCATCAGTGCCGTGCCCTTCCTGCTGCCGCTGATGTTCCAGAACGGCTTCGGCTGGGATCCGCTGCGCGCCGGGGTCCTCGTCGCGGCGGTGTTCGTCGGCAATATCGGAATCAAACCGGCCACCACCCCGCTCATCCGGCGCTTCGGCTTCAAACCGGTGCTGGTCTTCGCGTCCCTGGCGTCGGCGGCAACCTTTGCCCTGTGCGCCCTGCTCGACGCCGGCACACCGGAGCCGCTGATCTTTGCCCTGCTCGTGGCCAGCGGGGCCTTCCGGTCCATCGGTTTCTCGGCCTACGCCTCGGTGCAGTACGCCGACGTCGTTCCCGCCCAACTGCCCTCCGCCAACGCCGTGTCCGCGACCCTCGTGCAGCTCGCCGCCGCGGCCGGGATCGCGATCGGGGCCCTGCTGATCCGGGCCTTCCCGGCCGGCGGACCGTGGCTGGGCGCGGCGGGCGCGGCGGGCGCTGCCGCAGGGGATCCGGTGGCGCCGTACCGGGCGGCGTTCCTGGCGATTGCGGTGTTCATGCTCCTGAGCACCCTTGACAGCCTGACGCTGCCACGGCACGCCGGAGCCGAGGTCAGCCGGCCTGGCCAAGCACCAGCGGCAGCACGGCCCCGGCGCCCGCGAGCCTGA
- a CDS encoding RecQ family ATP-dependent DNA helicase, whose protein sequence is MANNQNAAVLSASPNAAAGRGGTREQAQEVLRELVGHPAAEFHDGQFEAIEALVDGGRRALVVQRTGWGKSAVYFVSSLLLRRRGAGPTLIVSPLLALMRDQVAAAARAGVRAVAINSANQLEWDTVREQLAADEVDVLLVSPERLTHPAFRENQLPELIRRTGLLVIDEAHCISDWGHDFRPDYRRIADLITQLPESVPVLATTATANSRVVHDIEEQLGAGVLTIRGALGRESLRLGVLRLPDSRDRLGWLLTHLKDLPGSGIIYTLTVSAAEDTARLLAEAGHEVLAYTGRTDPADRERAEQLLKDNQVKALVATSALGMGFDKPDLGFVVHLGAPSSPVAYYQQVGRAGRGAANADVLLLPGSEDRDIWQYFATASMPSEEKAGAVLTALADAGTAVSTVALEARVDLRRTPLELLLKVLAVDGAVERVGGGWRSTGQSWTYDAERYSRIAEARVDEQDSMVIYQDTAGCRMEYITSVLDDETARACGRCDNCAGQWFPADIAASATEAAGQTLSRAGVPLEPRLQWPSGMDRLGVPVKGKIKPEESVAGGRALARLTDLGWGGALREAFAAGAPDRTVDPGMLQACVQVLREWGAGDTRTPGWSGAGRPAAIISVPSRGKPALVDSLARGISGIGRIPYLGQLQLEHGGPTGGRGGNSAYRLAGVWDRLVVGPELEAALAGIQGQSVMLIDDLVDSRWTVTVAGRALRLAGAGAVLPLVLGQAG, encoded by the coding sequence ATGGCCAATAACCAGAACGCTGCAGTCCTGTCCGCTTCCCCCAATGCTGCCGCCGGGCGTGGCGGGACACGGGAGCAGGCCCAGGAAGTGCTGCGCGAGCTGGTCGGGCACCCGGCCGCGGAGTTCCATGACGGCCAGTTTGAGGCGATCGAGGCCCTCGTCGACGGCGGCCGGCGGGCCCTCGTGGTGCAGCGCACCGGCTGGGGAAAATCGGCCGTGTACTTTGTCTCGTCCCTGCTGCTGCGGCGACGCGGTGCCGGGCCTACCCTCATTGTCTCGCCGCTGCTGGCCCTCATGCGCGACCAGGTGGCGGCCGCAGCGCGGGCCGGGGTCCGCGCCGTGGCCATCAACTCCGCCAACCAGCTGGAGTGGGACACCGTCCGTGAACAGCTCGCGGCGGACGAGGTGGATGTCCTGCTGGTCTCGCCCGAGCGGCTGACCCACCCCGCGTTCCGGGAGAACCAGCTGCCCGAGCTGATCCGCCGCACCGGGCTTCTGGTCATCGATGAGGCCCACTGCATCTCCGACTGGGGCCATGATTTCCGCCCCGACTACCGGCGCATCGCGGACCTGATCACCCAGCTGCCGGAGTCCGTTCCGGTGCTGGCCACCACCGCCACCGCCAACTCCCGGGTGGTCCACGACATCGAGGAGCAGCTGGGCGCCGGTGTGCTGACCATCCGCGGCGCCCTGGGCCGTGAGTCGCTCCGGCTGGGCGTGCTGCGACTGCCGGACTCCCGGGACCGTCTCGGCTGGCTGCTCACTCATCTGAAGGACCTGCCCGGCAGCGGAATCATCTATACCCTGACGGTCTCCGCCGCCGAGGATACCGCCCGGCTCCTCGCCGAAGCCGGACATGAGGTACTCGCCTACACCGGACGCACCGACCCCGCAGACCGGGAACGCGCGGAGCAGCTCCTGAAGGACAACCAGGTCAAGGCGCTCGTGGCCACGTCCGCCCTCGGCATGGGCTTCGACAAGCCTGACCTCGGGTTCGTGGTGCACCTTGGGGCGCCGTCCTCGCCCGTGGCCTACTACCAGCAGGTGGGCCGTGCCGGCCGTGGCGCCGCGAACGCCGACGTGCTCCTGCTGCCCGGCTCCGAGGACCGCGACATCTGGCAGTATTTCGCCACGGCGTCCATGCCCTCGGAGGAGAAGGCCGGTGCCGTGCTGACCGCCCTCGCCGACGCGGGGACCGCTGTGTCCACGGTGGCGCTGGAGGCGCGGGTGGATCTGCGCCGGACCCCGCTGGAGCTGCTGTTGAAGGTTCTGGCGGTCGACGGCGCCGTGGAGCGGGTGGGCGGCGGCTGGCGTTCCACCGGCCAGTCCTGGACGTACGACGCCGAGCGGTACAGCCGGATCGCGGAGGCCCGGGTGGACGAACAGGATTCGATGGTGATCTACCAGGACACCGCGGGCTGCCGGATGGAATACATCACCTCGGTCCTCGACGACGAGACCGCCCGCGCCTGCGGCCGCTGCGACAACTGCGCCGGGCAGTGGTTCCCGGCCGACATTGCCGCCTCGGCCACCGAAGCCGCGGGCCAGACCCTGAGCCGCGCCGGTGTTCCGCTGGAACCCCGGCTTCAGTGGCCCAGCGGCATGGACCGGCTGGGCGTGCCGGTGAAGGGCAAGATCAAGCCCGAAGAAAGCGTTGCCGGCGGCCGTGCGCTGGCAAGACTCACGGACCTGGGCTGGGGCGGCGCCCTGCGCGAAGCCTTCGCCGCGGGAGCTCCCGACCGGACGGTGGACCCCGGCATGCTCCAGGCGTGCGTCCAGGTGCTGCGCGAGTGGGGAGCCGGCGACACACGCACGCCGGGCTGGAGCGGGGCAGGCCGGCCCGCCGCGATCATCAGCGTCCCGTCCCGCGGCAAGCCCGCCCTGGTGGACTCGCTGGCCCGGGGCATCTCCGGGATCGGCCGGATCCCCTATCTGGGGCAGCTGCAGCTCGAGCACGGCGGACCGACCGGCGGGCGCGGAGGCAACAGCGCCTACCGGCTGGCCGGGGTTTGGGACCGTCTCGTGGTGGGGCCGGAACTGGAGGCGGCCCTGGCCGGGATCCAAGGCCAGAGCGTGATGCTGATCGACGATCTGGTCGACAGCCGCTGGACCGTGACCGTCGCCGGCCGTGCGCTCAGGCTCGCGGGCGCCGGGGCCGTGCTGCCGCTGGTGCTTGGCCAGGCCGGCTGA
- a CDS encoding phytoene desaturase family protein, with product MSSNPGSGNSAYDAIIVGGGHNGLAAAAYLSKAGRSVLLLEKLEHPGGAAVSAQAFDGVDARLSRYSYLVSLLPQQVIDDLGLRIRLARRRYSSYTPDPHDGRNALLIDNGDAAATAASFAAVGAPESEFRAFTEFYAGCRRLTEALWPTMTSPLPTRSEARTLAARAGAEEAWEAMIERPIGDSIARSLQHDLVRGVVLTDALIGTFARADDEDLQQNICFLYHLVGGGTGDWDVPIGGMGAVSGELERAARDAGAIILTSADVTAVRPGGLVSYQHDGAEHTATASWILANVAPVVLDRLRTPSRPAAPSSTRNPNHLREGAQVKVNLLLKRLPRLLDPAVGPGAAFGGTFHINETWSQLDTAYLAAAAGTVPDPLPCEIYCHSLTDPSILSPELQASGAQTLTVFGLHVPDRLITADNNDRRRAELQAAVLKSLNSVLAEPVEDLLLTGPDGQPCIETKTTLDIERAVGMPRGNIFHGGLDWPFVEDNAPLDTPARRWGVATDDPRILLCGSGARRGGAVSAIGGHNAAMAVLESGSGGSGPRESAPLESGRVSRD from the coding sequence ATGTCGAGCAACCCCGGGTCGGGCAACAGCGCGTATGACGCGATCATCGTAGGCGGCGGCCACAACGGCCTGGCCGCGGCAGCGTACCTGTCCAAAGCCGGCCGGTCGGTCCTGCTGCTGGAGAAGCTTGAGCATCCCGGCGGCGCCGCGGTGTCCGCCCAGGCGTTCGACGGCGTCGACGCGCGGCTCTCGCGGTACTCGTACCTCGTGAGCCTCCTCCCGCAGCAAGTCATCGACGACCTCGGCCTGCGCATCCGGCTGGCGCGGCGCCGGTATTCGTCCTACACCCCCGACCCGCACGACGGCCGGAACGCCCTGCTGATCGACAACGGGGATGCCGCCGCCACCGCGGCGTCCTTCGCCGCCGTCGGGGCTCCGGAGAGCGAATTCCGTGCCTTCACCGAGTTCTACGCCGGCTGCCGCCGGCTCACCGAGGCCCTCTGGCCGACCATGACGTCGCCGCTGCCCACCCGCTCCGAGGCGAGGACCCTCGCAGCCCGGGCCGGGGCAGAGGAGGCATGGGAGGCCATGATCGAACGGCCCATCGGCGACTCCATCGCCCGCTCGCTCCAGCACGACCTGGTCCGCGGCGTGGTGCTGACGGACGCCCTGATCGGCACCTTTGCCCGGGCAGACGACGAGGACCTGCAGCAGAACATCTGCTTCCTGTACCACCTGGTCGGCGGCGGGACGGGTGACTGGGATGTGCCCATCGGCGGGATGGGCGCAGTCTCCGGGGAACTGGAACGGGCTGCCCGCGACGCCGGGGCGATAATCCTGACGTCCGCGGATGTCACGGCCGTCCGCCCGGGAGGGCTGGTCAGCTACCAACACGACGGGGCGGAGCACACGGCCACCGCGTCATGGATCCTCGCCAACGTGGCCCCGGTGGTGCTGGACCGGCTCAGGACCCCCTCCCGCCCGGCTGCCCCGAGCAGCACCCGGAACCCGAACCACCTCCGGGAGGGCGCGCAGGTCAAGGTGAACCTGCTCCTGAAGCGGCTCCCCCGGCTGCTGGACCCGGCCGTCGGCCCGGGAGCGGCCTTCGGCGGGACCTTCCACATCAACGAGACCTGGTCGCAGCTCGACACCGCCTACCTCGCCGCCGCGGCCGGAACCGTCCCGGACCCGCTGCCGTGCGAGATCTACTGCCATTCGCTCACGGACCCCAGCATCCTGTCCCCGGAGCTGCAGGCCTCCGGCGCGCAGACCCTCACCGTGTTCGGCCTGCACGTTCCGGACCGGCTGATCACGGCGGACAATAATGACCGACGCCGGGCGGAACTGCAGGCAGCCGTTCTGAAGTCCCTGAACTCGGTCCTGGCCGAGCCCGTGGAGGACCTGCTGCTAACCGGGCCGGACGGGCAGCCCTGCATCGAAACCAAGACCACCCTGGATATTGAACGTGCCGTCGGCATGCCGCGGGGGAACATCTTCCATGGCGGTCTCGACTGGCCGTTCGTCGAGGACAACGCACCCCTGGACACCCCGGCCCGGCGCTGGGGCGTCGCGACGGATGACCCGCGGATCCTGCTCTGCGGCTCGGGCGCCCGGCGCGGCGGTGCCGTCAGCGCCATCGGCGGACACAACGCGGCCATGGCAGTGCTTGAGTCGGGGTCAGGCGGGTCCGGGCCGCGTGAATCCGCTCCGTTGGAGTCCGGCCGTGTCTCCCGTGACTGA
- a CDS encoding prolyl oligopeptidase family serine peptidase — MTTAEAAPPPESDRPAASTGSAAEGTAPQPVDENIWLEEIYGDEQLAWVREQNARTEELLEGPDYAALENSILEVLDSTDRIAMVGKHGEWYYNFWKDQENPKGLWRRTSWDSYRGGSPDWDVLLDVDALAAAEGEEWVFHGANFLRPAAGEPHRLALLALSPDGGDANRYREFDVETRSFVDPAAGGFDLPTAKGNASWLDADTLLVSSTADGLPSTTSSYARTGVTLRRGGSLATAERLFEIPEDHMMALVAHDSTPGFERTFAVDWISFFEKTTSVLRDGQWVQIDVPVDVNLSAHRDWLLFRPQRDWTFGTTTHPAGSLLAAGFEAFLAGSRELSVLFTPDEHTSLQSWSWTRDFLLLNLLRDVSSEIRVLDPQQPGTDTAWASTVLDACPPLHDVNAYAVDDEDTASGSDDDSDDDGTDGAAPVAEGEGPGAGNDFWLVATGFTTPSTLTRGSLKRAAQGAGVDSTHEVIRSSPSFFNEAAYEVQQHFAVSKDGTRVPYFQVASKDLVLDGQNPTQLSGYGGFEISRTPAYSGAVGRAWLERRTEESAGQGGDAPHTRGGVYVVANIRGGGEYGPSWHRAALQEKRHRAYEDFAAVAADLISRGVTSRGRLGCVGGSNGGLLVGNMLTRYPELFGAVSCGVPLLDMRRYTKLSAGYSWIAEYGDPDVPGQWEFIKTFSPYHLLKDGVDYPETFIWTATSDDRVGPVQARKMAARMQAMGIPNVWFHESLEGGHAGASDNRQAAALQSRSQHFLWRALAGRGT; from the coding sequence ATGACCACCGCTGAAGCTGCTCCCCCGCCCGAGTCCGACCGACCCGCCGCGTCCACCGGGTCCGCCGCGGAGGGGACCGCCCCCCAACCCGTCGACGAGAACATCTGGCTCGAGGAGATCTACGGCGACGAACAGCTCGCCTGGGTCCGGGAACAGAACGCCCGCACCGAGGAGCTCCTGGAGGGCCCGGACTACGCCGCCCTGGAAAACAGCATCCTCGAGGTGCTCGACTCCACCGACCGGATCGCCATGGTGGGCAAGCACGGCGAGTGGTACTACAACTTCTGGAAGGACCAGGAGAACCCGAAGGGCCTGTGGCGCCGGACCAGCTGGGACAGCTACCGCGGCGGATCACCGGACTGGGACGTCCTGCTGGATGTGGACGCCCTGGCCGCGGCGGAAGGTGAGGAGTGGGTGTTCCACGGCGCCAACTTCCTGCGCCCGGCCGCGGGCGAGCCGCACCGCTTGGCGTTGCTGGCCCTGTCCCCCGACGGCGGCGACGCGAACCGCTACCGCGAGTTCGACGTCGAGACCCGCAGCTTCGTGGACCCGGCGGCCGGCGGCTTTGACCTGCCGACAGCCAAGGGCAACGCCTCCTGGCTGGACGCGGACACCCTGCTGGTGTCCAGCACGGCAGACGGGTTGCCGAGCACCACGTCCTCCTACGCCCGGACCGGCGTCACGCTGCGCCGCGGCGGGTCCCTGGCCACGGCTGAGCGGCTGTTCGAAATCCCCGAAGACCACATGATGGCGCTCGTGGCGCACGACTCCACCCCCGGCTTCGAGCGGACCTTCGCCGTGGACTGGATCAGCTTTTTCGAGAAGACCACCTCGGTGCTGCGCGACGGGCAGTGGGTGCAGATCGATGTCCCTGTGGATGTGAACCTCAGCGCGCACCGTGACTGGCTGCTCTTCCGGCCGCAGCGGGACTGGACCTTCGGGACAACGACCCACCCGGCAGGGTCCCTGCTCGCGGCCGGGTTCGAGGCCTTCCTTGCCGGCAGCCGGGAACTGTCCGTGCTGTTCACTCCGGACGAGCACACCTCCCTGCAGTCCTGGAGCTGGACCCGGGACTTCCTGCTGCTGAACCTGCTCCGCGACGTATCCTCGGAGATCCGCGTCCTCGATCCGCAGCAGCCCGGGACGGACACCGCCTGGGCGTCCACCGTGCTGGACGCCTGCCCGCCGCTGCACGACGTCAACGCCTACGCCGTCGACGATGAAGACACCGCCAGCGGCTCGGATGACGACTCCGACGACGACGGGACCGACGGCGCTGCACCGGTCGCCGAGGGCGAGGGCCCCGGCGCGGGGAACGACTTCTGGCTCGTGGCCACCGGTTTCACCACACCGAGCACGCTCACCCGCGGGAGCCTGAAGCGTGCCGCCCAGGGCGCGGGCGTGGACAGCACCCACGAAGTGATCCGGTCCTCGCCGTCGTTCTTCAACGAAGCGGCCTACGAGGTCCAGCAGCACTTTGCGGTGTCAAAGGACGGCACCCGGGTGCCGTATTTCCAGGTGGCGTCCAAGGACCTCGTGCTGGACGGCCAGAACCCCACGCAGCTTTCCGGCTACGGCGGGTTCGAAATCTCCCGGACTCCTGCCTACAGCGGCGCGGTCGGCCGCGCCTGGCTGGAACGCCGCACGGAGGAATCCGCCGGGCAAGGGGGCGACGCCCCGCACACCCGCGGCGGCGTTTACGTGGTGGCCAACATCCGCGGCGGCGGCGAATACGGACCCTCGTGGCACCGCGCGGCCCTGCAGGAGAAGCGGCACAGGGCCTACGAGGACTTCGCCGCTGTGGCGGCGGACCTGATCTCCCGCGGTGTGACTTCCCGCGGGCGGCTCGGCTGCGTGGGCGGCTCCAACGGCGGCCTGCTGGTGGGGAACATGCTCACCCGGTATCCGGAACTCTTCGGGGCCGTCTCCTGCGGGGTCCCGCTGCTGGACATGCGGCGCTACACCAAGCTGTCCGCCGGCTATTCCTGGATTGCCGAATACGGGGACCCGGACGTTCCCGGGCAGTGGGAGTTCATCAAGACGTTCTCGCCGTACCACCTGCTCAAGGACGGGGTGGACTATCCGGAGACGTTCATCTGGACGGCCACCTCGGATGACCGTGTGGGGCCGGTCCAGGCACGCAAGATGGCCGCCCGCATGCAGGCGATGGGCATCCCCAACGTCTGGTTCCACGAGTCGCTGGAAGGCGGCCACGCCGGCGCCTCCGACAACCGGCAGGCCGCAGCCCTGCAGAGCCGCAGCCAGCACTTCCTGTGGCGGGCATTGGCGGGCCGCGGCACCTGA